AGTCTAATCCTGACTACCAAAAAGTAATTCTAACAAACGAAGAATTTAAAATTACAGAATTAGAAAATTATCTTCAATGCGGCAAACTCAATCTTGTATCTTTAAATGAAATTAAGGATTCAGATTCAACAATTATTCATATAATCGACTTAGTTGATACATTGGAAGTGATTTCTCAGTCGTCTAACTCAATCCATCATCACTCGATTGATTCGACTTTAATTAGAGAACATATTAACAATATTTTGGAAATTTTGCAAAGTAGAAATTTCGCCTATACCACAGAAGAAACAATTCTATCTGACTGCCAAATACTTTATAAATTATTGATTGCACCTATCCAAAATTTAGCCTCTTCAAAAATCTTAGTTTTCATTTTAGATACAACCTTTCAAAGTATACCTATGGGTATACTTCACGATGGCAATAGTTATCTTATTACACACTATGCCATCACCTATACGATGGGATCAAAAATCCAATTCCCTAAATTTTTAGATTCTTCACAATTACGGGCTTTAGTTGCAGGAATTAGTAAGGAATCACCAAGTTTTTCTGCTGCCAACGCCCCTGAAGGACTCAAGCCACTACCAGGGGTTGAAGCAGAAATAGCCAGCATCAAAGAAGAAATTACTTCTACAAAGATATTATTGAACGAGCAATTTGTTAGTTCCATGCTGGATAAAGAACTGACTACAGATAACTTTCCGATAATTCATTTAACAACTCACGCTCAATTTAGCTCTCTTGCTGACAAAACAATGATTTTGGCTTGGGACAAACCTATTACTATTTTAGAATTCAATGATTTGCTTAAAGAAAAAATGCAGCAGTCGAAAAAAGCAGGGCTTGAGTTGTTGGTTTTAAGCGCCTGTCAAACAGCAAAAGGAAACAAAAGATCAGCCTTGGGCATTGCTGGTGTGGCCGCACAAGCAGGAGCTAGAAGTACGATTGCTAGTCTCTGGCAGGTAGATGCCGATTCAACAGCTTTACTTATGAAAATATTTTATAAAGGATTAAAAAATAATTTAACTAAGTCCGAAGCTTTACGCCAAGCACAATTACAGATGTTATTAAACCCTAAATATCAACATCCCTTTAATTGGGCAGCTTTTCTATTAGTTGGTGCTTGGCTATGATGTGGTCAACGCTCTCGCAACTGCTGCAATGTTTTGAAACCTAATTCTATTTTTTTCAATTCAACTTCGTTCCCATTTTTCTTTGCTAACTGTTCTGCTTTCGTGTAGCTTTGTTGCGCTTGTTCCAGTAATAACGCACCTACATAGCGATCGCCTAGTACCCTAAAGATTGTGGGATCTTGACTACCAGCTATAATCCGCGTTTTCAATTCTTTGATAGTCTCGTCTAAAAGAAACTCGGACATAAATACAGTATCCAGATCAAGCGCCGCCTCCTCATCAGGTGGCAACCCCAGGACTTTTACTTGCTGCACTTTTGCTGAAATATCCTGAACCTTATTTAAAGGTAAAAGAGATACTACCGAAGAGCTAAAACTTAGACGTTTACTACCACGATTGGCGATTATCGTAATATTGTAAGCATTCCCATACAGCAATTCTTTTTGCTCTTTTGGGTAAGGGATAACGGTAGTATTAGTCTTTACTTGTACCTCCCAATCAACCTTATTACCTTTTAGCACTACTGTATAGCTATCAGCATCCGCCACTGCTCGCCACGAAATATCCGGCTTATTGTTGATAATCGAATTTCCGTAGGGACTTATTAAAGCTGGCGAATTAGGTTCATCTTCTGGCCCTTTAAAATTGCGTGGGCAAAGTAGGACATTTACCACTGAACACTGCATGGATTCTTTGGCGGGGTGATCGCATATTTCCTTGTCAAATCTTGTGCTACGCTCTATAGTTATAAACTGTCGATTCAGATAGCAGAGAACCCTGACCGGACTACCATTCGGCTCTATTTTTTCACCTAAGCATATTTTTCTTCCTACTCTCCAAGTACGATCATTTCTACTATAAATTCGCCCACTTGGTTCTGCACACATTCTTTTTTCTAATATTTGCTGACTCCAGACGCTGGTACTAGCAAATAATGAAGTAACTAAAATTAGAGTTGATAGAGTTGTTGATACTGCTATAAATCGAGGAATATAAAAAAAGTAAACCGGAGTCCGAGCCATTTTTTGAAAAGTAAAACCCTAACTTTTAGTTTACTATAATAACTAACGATTTTTTTTAATTATTCGCTGTAATAAACTATCTCGCCAGTTAAATACTTCCGGTAGGTCAGAATCAAGTGTCAGACAAGCTTCCCAAGCAAGAAATGAGTTATCACTATCTTCCAAAATATCGTATATTTGTGCTTTTAGACAGTGAACATCTGCTCTTTGGATATCTAATTGTTCAGCTTTTTTTAAATATTGCTGGGCTTCTTGTAATTTCTTATGTTTTAACTTTGCCCATCCCAGATTTTTGTACAATGCAGCTTGTAATTTTGGCATTTGAGTGTTTTTTAATCCTTCTCCTGCTAAAGCGATCGCTGCATCATAGTCACCTTTTAAATTTTTCAATCGTGATAAATTGTTCAAGACTTGGGCTGCTTGCTTATTAAATTTTAGAGCAACATTGTACTGTTGCTCTGCCAAGTCTTTTTCACCCATGTCATCGTACAAAGTTCCCAACCCAAAATATCCTTCCCAGGTGGGGTTTATTTGCAAAGCTTTAGAATAATTACTAGTAGCACAATCATAATCTTTTAGCAATTGGCAGACAAAAGCTAAATTAGTATAGGTGTCCACATCTTGATTATTATATTTTATCGATATAGAATAATATTTCTTGGCATCTTCTAAGTTCTTGGTGCTACGAGCCGCTTTATCAAAATAAAAATTTGCAATATAATTCCTCACTTGAGGACTTATTTTTATAGCTGAATCAAACAATTTTTGTGCGCCCTGAGAATTATTAGCTGATTCAGCTTGTTCTCCTTGAACCACTAGACTTTTAGCTCTTAAAGGTAAGAATATTTGAAAATATGCCGTAGTTCCCAAAATCAATAATCCGAGCCAAATACTAATTCTAAATGCTTTAGATTTTGTTAATCTGTAAAATTTATTTTGCTCATTAATTTTTTCTATTCTCTGTAAAATAATTTTAGTATCTGCTGGACGTTTTCCAGGAGTGGGAGCCATCAAGCTATCAATAATATCTGCCAAAGGTTTATCAATTTGTAGTGCTTTATCTCTCCATATCAGTTTCTCTGTGTGTCGATTTGTAGGTAAATCCATTAGACGAACTCCCGTCATCATACGAACAAAAGTTCGCCCCAGAGCATAAAAATCAGACTGCGGTACAGCTTTTCCATAAATTTGTTCTAATGGTGTATAAAAATGCGAAATTATAATTGTAATTTCATTATCTCCAGCATTTTTACCTGCCCCTCGATTAGCACCAACTTTTGTTAGATAAGTATCTGTTATTTGCCGTGCTGTTCCAAAATCAATCAATGCTAATTGCCCATTTGGTTTGAGCATTATGTTTGCAGGTTTAATATCTCTATGAAAAAAACCTGAATTATGTATTTTTTCTAAAATTTCTACTAACTGCTTTAACCACTCAAGTGCTACAGATTGTGAAATGGGTTGGTGAGAGTTTATCCATTTTTCTAGGTCTTGTCCTTCTATTTTGTCCATGATTAAACATCTAAGCATGAAAGGACTATTCTCAGGACGATAAGTAAAGAAATCTTCTGAACCATTCGTCTGTGGTATATTTTCACAATCTATTAATGATAAAGCCAGAGCTTCTCGCTCAATTAATTGAATTGCTTTAGAAGAAGTCCACCTGACAATTTTCATCACTCGCACTTTTGGTACAGTAATCCATTCTGTTCCTTTATCTTCTATTTCAAAAATTTCATTATAAGTAAATGGATTATCACTCAATTCTCTTAGCGGCTTTAATAGGCGAATTCGATTGTTAATTAATAAAGACTTCCCGCAACCTAGACAAGTATCAGTGCTATCAGGATTTTCACGTTTATCACAAAGAGGATTTATACAGTAATATGACATATTATTTTAGATTTTAATTTTTTAAATTAGTAATTTTATCTAAATGATTATCAAAATTTTGATTTTCAAACTTAGAGTTTTAATTACTTAATAAAATATCTACTGGTAATTCCCCATATATAGCTTTTTATATAACTAGTGTTTTCACACAGCAGGAGCATAGGCGTTCGTCGATTCATCCTAAAAAGGGAATATAGAGGTTACTCTCTTTTAAATAATAGCCTTTCGATTTTTTTGGTAAACTCAAGTAAAGCACTTGCCTAGCAAGGTTTTTATTACAACCAACAAAGCACTGTTTAGCTGAAAAGTACAGCTACTTTATTTAAGTTTTCTTAATATTTTTTTATAAATCTTAGGTTGAGCAGGGAGAGAAAATTTTCTGCTTGCCTCTCTTGATGCTCCATGAATAAATTTCTTATCCGACCCAATACCTCTCGGTTAAGGAATTAGGAGTGACTTTTACTCACGAAGTTATCATGGTTTCAAGTGTGCAACCTGCTCCATTTTTGACAGGATGAGAGCTTAACCGAAAAGTATTGTTATCCGACCCGTATTGCTTGTGCTGTCCAGCATACAGATTTGTCTTTGAGAACCCAACTACTGGAAGCTTCAGCTTGTCGTTGCTGTCAAGTTTTGGGTAAAGGTATAGTTTTTTAGTTATGCCTTCTTATCAAAAATCTTCTTCACTAGTATTGCTATTTTTTCTTTTTAGTGATACATAATTATTGTTTTAGGTTACTTTAAGTAACATTTATAGTGACTTAAGCCTTTCATGTTGACCGCGAAACTAAGAGGACTTGGAAAAACTACAACTTTAGACATAGATAAAGCAAATTTATCTTCGCACTTGCACAAAATATGTTACATCAATGTAAAATACATCTAACATCTATTCGTGAAAAACCAATACTATGAGTTGTGACTTAGGGTAAGAGTAAACCTATGGTTTTGCTTGTTAGACGTGGGAGAAAACCTCTCATTCTTCCAAAAGAACAGCAGTCCTCTGATTCACCATCTTTGCCATCTGTAACTTTTGAAGAAGCTGTAACAACAGTTAACAATTTAGTTTTTACCCAAAAACGACGATATTTGTCTGAGGCTGAGATTGTTGTACTGAAGGGAGCATGGAATAGTCAGGATTTTTCTGAAATAATAGCCCAGCAAACAACATACGCTGGCAATTATCTACAACGTCGCGTAGCTCCTCAGCTATGGACTTTGCTTTCTGAAGTTCTAGGGGAACCAGTAATTAAGCGAAAGGCGCGATTTCTGTTAGAGCAAGCTGTCAGAAAGTATTCTAATTCAGACCTATCCTCTGACATTAACAGTGAAGGTTCAGGTTCTATCAAAGGTCAGCCTCCTGACACATCTGTTTTTTATGGTAGAAAACAAGAACTATTGCAGTTAAAAAAGTTAATTAGCGACTATCGCTGTGTACCCATTACCGGAGTTCCTGGAATTGGCAAGAGTACTTTATCTGCAAAACTTTTATCGGATATTAGCTTAGAATCTTCACAAAAATTTGATTTTCTCATCTGGAAATCAATTACTCATCCAGTACCAATTCAGGATCTAGTGGCTGATTTAATTAAGCTAATCCACCCAATAGAACCATCTATAGTTTTACCTGACCAAACACAAGCAATTATTACTGTTTTAATTAAGCATTTACATTCACACCGTTGTTTAGTCGTTCTAGATGGCTTTGAAGCTTTATTCAGAGCTTCCAATTTAGAGCAACGCCTAGAGTATAAAATACTGATACGACGTTTATTAGAGGAAGAACATCAAAGCCGCTTCATATTAAATTGTCGTGTTTTTCCCAGCGATTTAAATACTGTCTTGAAATATAAACAAGCTATTACTTGCTTTCGATTGGAAGGATTAGACACAGAATCTGCAAGGCAATTGTTGACTGATCAAGGCTTAACAGATCAAGATAAATTACTCGACATAATTTATACTTATCGTGGTAATGTTGCAGAATTACAAGCAGTAGCCCAACGAATTAAATATTTTTTTGCTGGAAGTGCAGAAAAATTTTATCAGCACAAAACAACTTTTATTACCGATGAGTTTCAGTCAATGCTTGATGAAACTTTTAGTGAAGTCTTGACTCCGCTTGAACGATACATCATGGTTTACTTGGCAGAGAGAATATCTTTAGATGTAAGTTTTCTTAGCTTCAATAATTTATTGATTGAAATCAATTCTCAATATGATAACTCTGCTTCCACTTCAACAATAATTAAAGCCTTAGAAAACCTTGAAAGATTTTCATTAGTTGAGAGTATGAAAGACCCCAACACTAAGGAAATTAGCTTCACTTTACAACCCGTAGTCAAAAAATACATTACCCAAAATTCATTAGGGTTGTTGCCTGCTAATGCTTTTCCATCACCAGCAAACGCATCATGAAGGCAAACCCGACATACAAGTTTTCGAGCGCAAGCCCAAGACAGAATCAACGCAAAGGGCAGCTTGAGGAAAACCAAATAAAACTGGAGGTAACGACAACTTAACAATCAAAATCTTGCTAGATGCGAAAATAACCAATGTTCTGTAAGATCAAGCTGGTCATCAAAGGAGGTAAAAAAATATAAACGATTTAAAGGGCAAAACCTACTAAGGAGTTGGCCTTGCCCGGAAATTAGATAATTCAATAATTCCAGAGCGGGGTTGCTATTGGAATGACTAAGAAAGTGGCCGAAAGTTTGGCGACTGAAAACCACTAACTTGTCAGGAAAACACCCACGCTGCTTTACTTTGCCATTATAGCGACAAAGGCACAAGTACAGCTACTTTTTGCTGGCTACTTTTTTGCATTTTGGCAAAAAATTTATAATTTCATTATGTAAATTTTTATAAAGCAGTGTGAAAACCTCTCTCTGAAGCTGAAAATCATAGCTATCAGAGGAATCTACTGTGTTAAATAACCAATACCCCCAAGAATCGGGGATTGGAGCGCAAGTGTTATCTGAAATTTCAGATAGTACATTTTCTGAATACCCCAATAATCTAACAGCAGCCGAGTATCATGAATTGGCTGTTGCCAGTGCAATTCATCCTGAGATAATTGCCCGAAATTTCCGGCATATCGAAGGAGAAACCGTATATAGTTATTTGTTCATATCCCCAGCTATCCCCCGAAAAAATGCTGGACGAGTGACAGATGGTTTTTTAAAAGCGTACCAACATCTCACCACTGGAGGGATGTGGATATCGGGAGTTGACCCGCAACAAAACTGGGAACCAATGGAGTGGGGACGACTCAAACCCACCAACCCGCGTATTGACGGGGAAAAAGGTAAGCCCGTAAAGTACGAGTCACCGCCAAAAGTCCCAAACCGTGTTACTTATTTTGACATCCCCAACTGTATTTGGGATTCGGTGGCAAAACGTTACAATATCAAACGCTACCACTGCCCCCTGGCGCTGCGATTACAAGACAGACTGCATCCAATACTGTTCTGGGAGTGGGTACAGCGACACCCCGAAATACCTATAATTCTGTGCGAAGGCGAGAAGAAGGCGGCCTGTTTACTCAGTTTAGGATTTGCGGCGATCGCCCTCCCTGGTATCTGGAACGGACGAGTGGGAAAGAAAGATTTTGACGAAAGGCTGCATCCTGACTTATTACCACTGGCACAGAAGGGGCGAAAATTCATTATTCTGTTTGACTACGAAACCAAACCCAACACCCGTTGGTCGGTTTATCAAGCAACTGTAAGAACTGGTAAAACAATTGAGGCTGTTGGCTGTGCTTGTGAGGTGGCACTGCTGCCAGGGTCGGAGAAAGGCGTTGATGATTTTGTGGTTGCTAGAGGTGATGATGCCAATGCACTGTTGACAGCAATTATTGATGATGCTCACTCATTGAAAGATTATCAGCAATTGTTCCTCATCAAGCACCGGGGACTGAGAAAGTATAGACCAGATGCGCTGATCAATACAAAATATTTAACCCAAGCAGTTGCAGTTCAGGACAAAGAAACAACCAACATACCACAACAGACAGTATGTGTATTACAAACCCAAAAGCCAGAAAAACCTTTTGATTTTCTGCCTCAGCCAGAGCAGTCAGAGCAGCCAGAGCAACCAGAGGAAATACCCCCAGGTCATCGCGGAAAAATCAAGTACAAGCTCAAAAAATTGAGACAACAGCCACAACCCAAAAGTATTATCTTCCCAAAAACAGGCTTAGTGGTACTGATTTCTGACATGGGTACGGGGAAAACCGAATTAATGCGTTGGTGGCGTGATGCTCACCCTGACCAAAGATTTCTCAACAACGGGCATCGGGTGAATCTGCTGAAAAATCTGGCAGAACGTTTGAAAACCTTGATGTATTCTGACCTTGGTTATGCTGGCATGACCCAAGCACAAGCCCTCAGCATTACCATCGACAGTTTATATAAGTTAAACACCCAGGCCCTAACTTACGGCTGTATTTTCATTGACGAAACTTGCCAATACCTGACACACCTACTGCACAGTAATACTTGCAAGGAACATCGCGCACTCATACTGTCTGTATTAGAACATATTGTTTACAATGCGCCTTTAGTTGTCATCGCTGACGCACACATGGATGACATCACCATTGATTTTTTCATGGCCATGCGACCAGTTGGGGAGCAACCATACATTATTAAAAATGAATGGAAGAATGGAGAGCGCACCATCTATTGGTATGAGGGGATGGATTCTTCCGCGTTGGTGGCGCAAATCTCGGCGGCAATCATGATGGGTCAAAAAGTCATGGTGGTTTCGGATTCTAAACGATTCATCAAGAAACTTGACAAATCTTTGAGTATACAGATTTTAGAGTCTGACCCAATACCACAGGATCAAGAAGCTGCTACTTTATCTCTAAAACCACCTCATTCCCACACCCATAAATCTTTACGAGTTTGGTCTGTACATTCTGATAATTCCGGCAGTGATGAGAATGTGGCCTTCATTAAGGACATCACCAACGCTGTCGAGAATATAGATGTACTTCTAACTTCGCCTAGTCTGGGTACTGGTGTTGACATCTCACAATATCATTTTGATTTAGTATTCGGTGTCTTTCATGCAGTTTCCCAAACTGCCACCGAATGCGCTCAACAGCTGTGGCGTTATCGTCCCAAAGTGCCGATTCATGTTTGGGTAGCACCTCTTCCACCATTCGGTTACAAAGAAATCAACCCCACCAAAATCAAGGAAAGGATACTTCAAACGAATGAAATCACTGCTTTTCTCATCAAAATCGACCGGCAAACAGGTAAGCGCGGGGCTGAGAAAGATTGGGCATTAGACGCTTACTGTCAAATTCAAGCTGCACGTCACCAGTCAATCAATAACTTACGGGCTGACCTGAGATCACTGTTGTCCGACATGGGTAATACTATTGTCCCAGTCGGAGATCATATTGATGTCGCAACTTGGGAATCCTTAAAATATGCGGCTGAGGCTCTAGATGCTGCTCATCATCAGTCTGTCGCCAAAGCAAATACCATCTCAAGGAGTGAGTACCGCGCACGGCAAAGTAAGGATTATCTTTCACCTGACGAATTTTTTGAATGTGAGAAGTTTCGCATTCACGATGCTTATGGTGTGGAAGTCACCGAATCTCTCGTCGAAAAAGACAACGGCGGTCGGTTAATAGGTGCGATCGCATCTTTAGAGGCTATCTTATCTCCATCCCAAGAGACAATCCTGGATTCTCGGACTAATCAACAATACCCCGCACCCCCAGAATTTGTCAGTGCTAAAGATTTAGCTGAACGTAACAAGCTACCCTTTTGTATGGATTGGAGTAATTATTCCGCCAAGTGGTTAGCTCGATTTAACTTAGGTTTACACCACATTCTCAAACGATTAGTAGCGGGTGAAGAAATTACTGCTGCCGACGAACAACTATTAAATCTGACCCACAGAGCAAAAGAATGCGCTGCTCACATTAAAGCAATTTTGGGGTTTACTATCCCTAGTGATTGTCAACCGATTTGGTTGTTGGCCACTTTAGTCGCGCAGTTGGGACTAAGTTTAGATTTTCGTAAATCTGGTAAACGTGGACAACAAGTTAAATTGTTCTCGCTTTCAAAATCCGAATTAGATTTTGCATTAAAAGTTATCGCTCATCGTCAACAGCAACGGAGTGATTACGCTCAAACACAGTCATTACAAGGGGTTGAATCGGCTTCTTCTCCCGTATCCACCCCCCCCTTAATTGGTACAGGAAATCCCTTAGTTGGGGGGGCGGATACTACGCCTTCCTTGAAAGCAGGGGAGCAGGGGAGACAGATTTTTGCCCCCTGCCCCGAAACCTCTTCATCTGATCGCACTACCCTACTTCACTGTGTAGAAATACTTCGCTCTGGTATTACCAAAGGAGCCGAGGCTATCAAAGGCATTCTCAAGCGATGGGCCACTGATTGGCGGTGGCACGTTGTTTTGCAACTGGAGGCTTTAGCACAAGAAGAATTGCAGGCGATTGCCCTTGCGCTGCCGCAGTTTTATGAGTGGTTGGATGAATCGGTGTTGCCAATGGAAGCATAAGGCGATCGCGCTGTCCCTTTGGATGGGAAAATTTACTTATGAGAATGCGTGTTCTGATAAGTAAATGTCTCGCGTGCCAGTCCAATCATTAGCCCTAGCCACTCCATCGCCTTTGACCATTCACCCAGTGGCAGTCTACCTGGGAGCATTGGCAAATGGTTCTCAACGGACAATGGAACAAGCACTCAATGCGATCGCAGCTTTGATTTCCAATGGGGAGTGTGATGCTTATACGCTCAATTGGGCTGCTTTGCGCTATCAGCACACGGCGGCGATTCGTACTGCCTTAGCCCGAAAATATTCTCCAGCGACAACGAATAAAATGCTGTGTGCATTACGCCGAGTTCTCAAAGAAGCACTGCGGCTGGAATTAATGGATGCAAAAGATTATGCTAAGGCTGTAGATATTCAGAGTGTGAAAGTCAAAAGAAAACTCAAGGGCAGAGCGTTGACATCGGAAGAAATTGGCGCACTGCTAAAGGTATGTCTTGACGACCCCACACCACAGGGCGTAAGAGATGCCGCTTTGATTGCCATACTGCGCGGTACGGGGGTAAGACGGGCGGAAGTGGTAAATCTGGATTTAAAAGACTTGAGCCGTAATGGCGAATTACAAGTTCGACAAGGTAAAGGTGATCAAGATCGGACAGTGTATTTGCCGATAAGCGCAATGGCACTGGTTGAAGATTGGCTGTGTGTTCGTGGTCGCAAAGCTGGAGCGTTGTTATGCCCGATTCGCAAAGGTGGAGAGGTACAGTTGAGGAGAATGTCATCACAAGCAGTGTTGCTGATTGTTCGCAAACGCGCTGCCGAATCAGGGGTAGAGTCTTTTTCTCCCCATGACTTTCGCCGGACATTTTGCTCAGACTTGCTAGATTCTGGGACAGATATTGTGACTGTACAGAAATTAGCCGGACACGCTTCACCTGCAACAACTTCTAAGTATGACCGTCGCGGCGAAGAAACTAAACGCCTTGCCGTGGAAAACTTGGATTTTCCTTACACTCGTCGTCACAAATAGGGTGTAGGGTGTGGGTATTCTAACCCTACTCAAATAAATTTTTACTGTCTATACAGCTTTCTGTACCACGTCTACACACGCTGTTCACCAGATACGTCTGTTGAAAGTCAAGCGGGGCAAGACTTTCTCTAGAGTTGTCTACACAGCATCTACACGGTAAGTTTGTGATTGTAAATGATTGTCATAAAGCTCAAGAGTTTGCTTTTGCGGAAACAGGAGATGAGCAATGGCCATACCACTTGCCCAGATGAAAATTGGATTATCAGTTAAGTATCTGATTGGCACAAGAAGCGGGTTGACAGCGAGAGTCAGCGAGATCAGAAAATGCTCTTTGAGCATCAAAGATACTCATGTGATAACGTTGACATTTGATGATGAATCGCTGCCGCCGCACTTGAGAACCCAAGATGTTACTGCCTACAACGGCGTGGTTGAGTGGTGTGAAGTGGAGTTTTAACGTCAAAAGAATTCTTCTTCCTCAGTGAATTTTGCGTTTTAAATTCAAAAAAGGTCAAAACTAATGAAGAAATGTTACTTGAAGGATAAAATGGCAGTTGTTGCCACTTTATCTTTCATCAGATGGGCTGCCAAGATATAGTTCATAAAATACATCTGAGTAATAAAATGAAAACTATCACTCGCTTTACCGTGTAATACATGGGAAGATAGAACCTTATCTAACGGTGTAATACACGAAAATATGACGCTCAAACGGGATATCCAGGGAAAGTTCGCGCTTAAAAATGATGATTACCGAGAAGTACGTTCCTTGAGATTAACTGACAATACTTGGAAGGCATTAGGGATTGTGGCAGAATGCTACGGTTTGACTAGGGCAGACTATTTAGAAAAAATTGTGAGAAATAACAAACTACCAAGTATTACACAGTCCGAGTCAGAATAATACCGTGTAATACTTGGTAAATTACCGCTTAACCAAGTATTACACGGGAAGGTAGTATTGCTCTGTGCTGCTATTGCTCAACTAACCAACTCTTAAGAACCAACCGGATCTCGCTTTGGCTTGCGCTCTCCCACCCGCCGGGTAGATTTTTTCTTGGGGGCAGGTTCAATGACAATAGCTTCGGTTGGTTCTCCGGAGACAACAGAGACAGTTTCTACGGAAGTCTCAATTTGTGGTGAAGGATCTGGTTGAGTTTTTTTCCGGCTCTGTCTTTTCTTGGGGGTTGGTTGGACAACAGTTTCTTCTGATGCAGTAGAAGTAACTGACTGTGTTGTTTCTTCTTTTTGACGCTTACGCCGGGTTGTCTTCTTTGGTGTGTTCTCAACAGGTAACTCTGTTGCAGTAACAGCATTTGAGACTGGCGGAGGAGACGAAGTGCTACCAGTTCCCATCTGTAGTAAATGCCACAAGTGTTCACGACGGCTTTCCATATAATCCAGTTTTTGCTCCCCTTCCACAGCATCAACAGCCATGCGTTCACATTGAGCCAGGGTCATAGCATGGTCTTGCAATCGTTCCAGAGAAAGCGTATCGCTACCATCATGCAATGCTGCCGCCACTGCACGAATCAACCAATCTTTGAGTACGCCAACGCAACCAACTGAGCGTTCATAGAAATAACACCAGTTTTGCATAAAAACTGGAATTTCCACCTGCAAAGGGACTTGTTTAAGCAGTGCCAATAATACCCCTTGAAAGTCCTGACGGTCTTGCTCATGCTGAAATAGATAACGAGGAAAATGGATGTCCAGACCCCGCCGCGATGACTGACCACTTAAATTCCGCAAATTTAACAGTTCGTAAGTCCCAATGAGAATGTGCAGTA
This window of the Aulosira sp. FACHB-615 genome carries:
- a CDS encoding protein kinase domain-containing protein, which gives rise to MSYYCINPLCDKRENPDSTDTCLGCGKSLLINNRIRLLKPLRELSDNPFTYNEIFEIEDKGTEWITVPKVRVMKIVRWTSSKAIQLIEREALALSLIDCENIPQTNGSEDFFTYRPENSPFMLRCLIMDKIEGQDLEKWINSHQPISQSVALEWLKQLVEILEKIHNSGFFHRDIKPANIMLKPNGQLALIDFGTARQITDTYLTKVGANRGAGKNAGDNEITIIISHFYTPLEQIYGKAVPQSDFYALGRTFVRMMTGVRLMDLPTNRHTEKLIWRDKALQIDKPLADIIDSLMAPTPGKRPADTKIILQRIEKINEQNKFYRLTKSKAFRISIWLGLLILGTTAYFQIFLPLRAKSLVVQGEQAESANNSQGAQKLFDSAIKISPQVRNYIANFYFDKAARSTKNLEDAKKYYSISIKYNNQDVDTYTNLAFVCQLLKDYDCATSNYSKALQINPTWEGYFGLGTLYDDMGEKDLAEQQYNVALKFNKQAAQVLNNLSRLKNLKGDYDAAIALAGEGLKNTQMPKLQAALYKNLGWAKLKHKKLQEAQQYLKKAEQLDIQRADVHCLKAQIYDILEDSDNSFLAWEACLTLDSDLPEVFNWRDSLLQRIIKKNR
- a CDS encoding NACHT domain-containing protein yields the protein MVLLVRRGRKPLILPKEQQSSDSPSLPSVTFEEAVTTVNNLVFTQKRRYLSEAEIVVLKGAWNSQDFSEIIAQQTTYAGNYLQRRVAPQLWTLLSEVLGEPVIKRKARFLLEQAVRKYSNSDLSSDINSEGSGSIKGQPPDTSVFYGRKQELLQLKKLISDYRCVPITGVPGIGKSTLSAKLLSDISLESSQKFDFLIWKSITHPVPIQDLVADLIKLIHPIEPSIVLPDQTQAIITVLIKHLHSHRCLVVLDGFEALFRASNLEQRLEYKILIRRLLEEEHQSRFILNCRVFPSDLNTVLKYKQAITCFRLEGLDTESARQLLTDQGLTDQDKLLDIIYTYRGNVAELQAVAQRIKYFFAGSAEKFYQHKTTFITDEFQSMLDETFSEVLTPLERYIMVYLAERISLDVSFLSFNNLLIEINSQYDNSASTSTIIKALENLERFSLVESMKDPNTKEISFTLQPVVKKYITQNSLGLLPANAFPSPANAS
- a CDS encoding plasmid replication protein, CyRepA1 family, translated to MLNNQYPQESGIGAQVLSEISDSTFSEYPNNLTAAEYHELAVASAIHPEIIARNFRHIEGETVYSYLFISPAIPRKNAGRVTDGFLKAYQHLTTGGMWISGVDPQQNWEPMEWGRLKPTNPRIDGEKGKPVKYESPPKVPNRVTYFDIPNCIWDSVAKRYNIKRYHCPLALRLQDRLHPILFWEWVQRHPEIPIILCEGEKKAACLLSLGFAAIALPGIWNGRVGKKDFDERLHPDLLPLAQKGRKFIILFDYETKPNTRWSVYQATVRTGKTIEAVGCACEVALLPGSEKGVDDFVVARGDDANALLTAIIDDAHSLKDYQQLFLIKHRGLRKYRPDALINTKYLTQAVAVQDKETTNIPQQTVCVLQTQKPEKPFDFLPQPEQSEQPEQPEEIPPGHRGKIKYKLKKLRQQPQPKSIIFPKTGLVVLISDMGTGKTELMRWWRDAHPDQRFLNNGHRVNLLKNLAERLKTLMYSDLGYAGMTQAQALSITIDSLYKLNTQALTYGCIFIDETCQYLTHLLHSNTCKEHRALILSVLEHIVYNAPLVVIADAHMDDITIDFFMAMRPVGEQPYIIKNEWKNGERTIYWYEGMDSSALVAQISAAIMMGQKVMVVSDSKRFIKKLDKSLSIQILESDPIPQDQEAATLSLKPPHSHTHKSLRVWSVHSDNSGSDENVAFIKDITNAVENIDVLLTSPSLGTGVDISQYHFDLVFGVFHAVSQTATECAQQLWRYRPKVPIHVWVAPLPPFGYKEINPTKIKERILQTNEITAFLIKIDRQTGKRGAEKDWALDAYCQIQAARHQSINNLRADLRSLLSDMGNTIVPVGDHIDVATWESLKYAAEALDAAHHQSVAKANTISRSEYRARQSKDYLSPDEFFECEKFRIHDAYGVEVTESLVEKDNGGRLIGAIASLEAILSPSQETILDSRTNQQYPAPPEFVSAKDLAERNKLPFCMDWSNYSAKWLARFNLGLHHILKRLVAGEEITAADEQLLNLTHRAKECAAHIKAILGFTIPSDCQPIWLLATLVAQLGLSLDFRKSGKRGQQVKLFSLSKSELDFALKVIAHRQQQRSDYAQTQSLQGVESASSPVSTPPLIGTGNPLVGGADTTPSLKAGEQGRQIFAPCPETSSSDRTTLLHCVEILRSGITKGAEAIKGILKRWATDWRWHVVLQLEALAQEELQAIALALPQFYEWLDESVLPMEA